One Halobaculum sp. CBA1158 DNA segment encodes these proteins:
- the hisE gene encoding phosphoribosyl-ATP diphosphatase, translated as MSDDPASDGEHDGESDEVADEEVLDALFATIEDRKERLPEGSYTASLFAHEKGENAVLEKIGEESTETILAAKDDDTEELTAEAADLVYHLLVLLASKDLDVADLRAELRDRF; from the coding sequence GTGAGCGACGACCCCGCATCCGACGGAGAACACGACGGAGAATCCGACGAGGTCGCGGACGAGGAGGTGCTCGACGCCCTGTTCGCGACCATCGAGGACCGCAAGGAACGGCTCCCCGAGGGCTCGTACACCGCCTCGCTGTTCGCCCACGAGAAGGGGGAAAACGCCGTGCTCGAGAAGATCGGCGAGGAGTCGACCGAGACGATCCTCGCGGCGAAGGACGACGATACCGAGGAACTGACCGCGGAGGCTGCCGATCTCGTCTACCACCTGCTCGTGCTACTCGCGTCGAAGGACCTCGACGTGGCGGACCTCCGTGCGGAGCTTCGCGATCGGTTCTGA
- the pheA gene encoding prephenate dehydratase, whose amino-acid sequence MQAVTLGPAGTYSHRAARAVADDVAFRESVTAIVDSVADGTYERGVVPIENSIEGSVTESLDALTEADVAVVREIVTPIRHALLAQAESFETVASHSQALAQCRDYLEREYPDVHREAVASTARGVERAREDPTVAGIGHPANADPEDGDGVELRVLAEDIQDRSSNATRFLVVAPERERDDGGGKTSVVVYPGANYPGLLLEILESFAERDVNLSRIESRPSGERLGDYLFHIDFEAGMYEARAREAVDAVREIADDGWVTVLGSYDTEHVVS is encoded by the coding sequence ATGCAGGCAGTCACGCTCGGCCCCGCGGGCACCTACTCTCACCGCGCGGCGCGGGCCGTCGCCGACGACGTCGCCTTCCGCGAGTCGGTCACGGCCATCGTCGACTCGGTGGCCGACGGCACGTACGAACGCGGCGTCGTCCCCATCGAGAACAGCATCGAGGGCAGCGTCACCGAGAGCCTCGACGCGCTCACCGAGGCGGACGTGGCCGTCGTTCGCGAGATCGTCACGCCGATCCGCCACGCGCTGTTGGCGCAGGCGGAGTCGTTCGAGACGGTCGCCTCCCACTCGCAGGCGCTGGCGCAGTGTCGCGACTACCTGGAGCGGGAGTACCCCGACGTGCACAGGGAGGCGGTGGCGTCGACCGCCCGCGGCGTCGAGCGCGCCCGCGAGGACCCGACGGTCGCGGGGATCGGCCATCCCGCCAACGCCGACCCCGAGGACGGCGACGGCGTCGAACTCCGCGTGCTCGCGGAGGACATTCAGGACCGCTCCTCGAACGCGACGCGCTTTCTCGTCGTCGCGCCAGAGCGCGAACGCGACGACGGCGGCGGCAAGACGTCGGTGGTGGTGTACCCCGGCGCGAACTACCCGGGGCTACTGCTGGAGATCCTCGAATCGTTCGCCGAACGCGACGTGAACCTCTCGCGTATCGAGTCGCGACCCAGCGGCGAGCGACTCGGCGACTACCTGTTCCACATCGACTTCGAGGCCGGGATGTACGAGGCGCGCGCCCGGGAGGCCGTCGACGCGGTCAGGGAGATCGCCGACGACGGCTGGGTCACCGTGCTCGGCTCGTACGACACCGAACACGTGGTGTCGTAG
- the hisH gene encoding imidazole glycerol phosphate synthase subunit HisH — protein MDVTVIDYGVGNLRSLRRGLERAGADVVVSDDPDAIRDAEALVLPGVGAFRECVANSEPFHDVLIEKAEDTPILGVCVGLQLMYEESTEGATEGETVEGLGLIPGRVERLPDSVKVPHMGWNELTPERDHPLLDGIEAGEYAYFVHSYCADVTDRTIASCEYGRPFAAIAANEAGNVMGTQFHPEKSGETGLRILRNFVDYAEAYHAGEIATAD, from the coding sequence ATGGACGTGACCGTCATCGACTACGGCGTGGGTAACCTCCGGAGCCTCCGTCGGGGCCTCGAACGGGCCGGTGCCGACGTGGTCGTCTCGGACGACCCCGACGCGATCCGGGACGCCGAGGCGCTGGTGCTCCCCGGCGTCGGAGCGTTCCGAGAGTGCGTCGCCAACTCCGAGCCGTTCCACGACGTGTTGATCGAGAAGGCCGAGGACACGCCGATCCTCGGCGTCTGCGTCGGCCTCCAGCTCATGTACGAGGAGAGCACCGAGGGCGCGACCGAGGGCGAGACCGTCGAGGGACTCGGCCTCATCCCGGGCCGCGTCGAGCGTCTGCCCGATTCGGTGAAGGTGCCTCACATGGGCTGGAACGAACTCACTCCCGAGCGCGACCATCCCCTGCTCGACGGGATCGAGGCGGGCGAGTACGCGTACTTCGTCCACTCCTACTGCGCCGACGTGACCGACCGCACCATCGCCTCCTGCGAGTACGGCCGGCCGTTCGCCGCCATCGCCGCCAACGAGGCGGGCAACGTCATGGGCACGCAGTTCCACCCCGAGAAGAGCGGCGAAACCGGACTCAGAATCCTGCGTAACTTCGTCGACTACGCCGAGGCCTACCACGCCGGCGAGATCGCCACCGCCGACTGA
- a CDS encoding MBL fold metallo-hydrolase → MDAVNVTADAEEFTCNAYFVDGAVPTLVDAGTMPGVVDVLAEHTDAVDRVILTHQHHDHVGELDAVLDAYDADLFAYGDHPRRDHALEDGDEVEIGDETAEVVYTPGHAGDHVSFVAETALFSGDVVVYDDGAFDDGSFGRTDMAGQSRERLIESLRDLLDRLPDSVESMYAGHGGPFHADPAGDSVRDVIERALARAERREPKYPDE, encoded by the coding sequence ATGGACGCGGTCAATGTCACGGCCGACGCCGAGGAGTTCACCTGTAACGCGTACTTCGTCGACGGCGCGGTGCCGACGCTCGTCGACGCGGGGACGATGCCGGGCGTCGTCGACGTGCTCGCCGAGCACACCGACGCCGTGGACCGGGTGATCCTCACCCATCAACACCACGACCACGTCGGCGAACTCGACGCCGTCCTCGACGCCTACGACGCTGACCTGTTCGCGTACGGCGACCACCCGCGACGCGACCACGCGCTCGAGGACGGCGACGAAGTCGAGATCGGCGACGAGACGGCCGAAGTGGTGTACACGCCCGGCCACGCCGGCGATCACGTCTCGTTCGTCGCCGAGACGGCGCTGTTCTCGGGCGACGTGGTCGTGTACGACGACGGCGCGTTCGACGACGGCTCCTTCGGTCGGACCGACATGGCCGGCCAGTCCCGCGAGCGCCTCATCGAGAGCCTGCGCGACCTGCTCGATCGGCTCCCCGACTCCGTCGAGTCGATGTACGCGGGCCACGGCGGGCCGTTTCACGCGGACCCCGCGGGCGACTCCGTGCGCGACGTGATCGAGCGTGCGCTCGCGCGCGCCGAGCGCCGCGAGCCGAAGTACCCTGACGAGTAA
- a CDS encoding DUF5786 family protein, whose product MGFGSYDESEQSNQEIDSDLDDETVDSDGETHDGDVEFEIGASNDELLDKLEEIKD is encoded by the coding sequence ATGGGCTTCGGGAGCTACGACGAATCCGAGCAGTCGAATCAGGAGATCGATTCCGACCTCGACGACGAAACCGTGGATTCGGATGGCGAGACCCACGACGGCGACGTCGAGTTCGAGATCGGAGCTTCGAACGACGAGCTTCTCGACAAACTCGAGGAGATCAAGGACTGA
- a CDS encoding Hsp20/alpha crystallin family protein: protein MTRRSPFDDIADLFDQVGEELEDIERTLGVEGGADVPVDVLERDDAFVVTADLPGFDPEDVEVTLSGRELTIHAEGDERAESASETDDEGRYHRRERRVRSVTRRLRLPGEAVEEEASATHENGVVTVTLPRPEPDGEGDGTQIDVE from the coding sequence ATGACTCGACGGTCACCGTTCGACGACATCGCGGACCTGTTCGACCAGGTCGGCGAGGAGTTGGAGGACATCGAGCGCACGCTCGGCGTCGAGGGCGGCGCGGACGTTCCCGTGGACGTGCTGGAGCGCGACGACGCGTTCGTCGTGACGGCCGACCTCCCCGGGTTCGATCCCGAGGACGTCGAGGTGACGCTGTCCGGGCGCGAGTTGACGATCCACGCGGAGGGAGACGAACGCGCGGAGTCGGCCAGCGAGACGGACGACGAGGGGCGCTACCACCGGCGCGAGCGACGCGTCCGGTCGGTCACGCGTCGGCTGCGGCTCCCGGGCGAGGCGGTCGAAGAGGAGGCGTCGGCGACCCACGAGAACGGCGTGGTGACGGTGACGCTGCCGAGACCGGAGCCTGACGGGGAGGGAGACGGGACCCAGATCGACGTGGAGTAG
- a CDS encoding thioredoxin family protein, whose amino-acid sequence MSVRLKDFYADWCGPCKTQDPILEELEQDYPDVSFEKVDVEEEQEIANQYQVRSLPTLIVENDDGVVDRFVGVTQREDLEEALSSAGA is encoded by the coding sequence ATGAGCGTTCGACTCAAGGACTTCTACGCGGACTGGTGTGGCCCCTGTAAGACCCAGGACCCGATCCTCGAGGAACTGGAGCAGGACTACCCCGACGTGAGCTTCGAGAAGGTGGACGTCGAGGAGGAACAGGAGATCGCGAACCAGTACCAGGTGCGGTCGCTACCGACCCTCATCGTCGAGAACGACGACGGCGTCGTCGACCGGTTCGTCGGTGTCACCCAGCGCGAGGACCTCGAAGAGGCGCTCTCGAGCGCCGGCGCGTAG
- the pdxT gene encoding pyridoxal 5'-phosphate synthase glutaminase subunit PdxT, translating into MKAGVIAVQGDVSEHADAIERAAASHGVDAEVVEVRDPGIVPDCDVLLMPGGESTTISRLLREEGIDEEICAHVDAGKPLLATCAGLIVASRDAKDDRVATLGVLDVRVDRNAFGRQADSFEAPISVKGLDEPFPAVFIRAPVIDGESVDSEGDGDAAGETRDGVEVLASWNGDPVAVREGPVIATSFHPELTADSRIHDLAFFRQEHAELPTETDTGTDTGSDADAEVDA; encoded by the coding sequence ATGAAAGCGGGCGTTATCGCCGTTCAAGGCGACGTCTCCGAGCACGCCGACGCGATCGAACGCGCGGCCGCGAGCCACGGCGTCGACGCCGAGGTCGTCGAAGTTCGCGACCCGGGGATCGTCCCCGACTGCGACGTGTTGCTCATGCCGGGTGGGGAATCGACGACGATCTCGCGGCTCCTGCGCGAGGAGGGGATCGACGAGGAGATCTGCGCACACGTCGACGCCGGCAAGCCGCTGCTCGCGACGTGTGCGGGCCTCATCGTCGCCTCTCGCGACGCGAAAGACGATCGAGTCGCGACGCTCGGCGTGCTCGACGTGCGCGTCGACCGCAACGCGTTCGGCCGACAGGCCGACTCCTTCGAGGCCCCGATCTCGGTGAAGGGGCTCGACGAGCCGTTCCCGGCGGTGTTCATCCGCGCACCCGTGATCGACGGCGAGTCCGTGGACTCCGAGGGAGACGGTGACGCCGCGGGCGAGACCCGCGACGGCGTCGAGGTGCTCGCCAGTTGGAACGGCGACCCGGTCGCCGTCAGGGAGGGCCCGGTGATCGCCACGTCGTTCCATCCCGAGTTGACTGCCGACTCGAGGATCCACGACCTGGCGTTCTTCCGTCAGGAACACGCGGAACTCCCGACCGAGACCGACACCGGAACCGATACCGGGTCCGACGCCGACGCGGAGGTCGACGCGTGA
- a CDS encoding preprotein translocase subunit Sec61beta, whose protein sequence is MSSGQNSGGLMSSAGLVRYFDAEDRNAIRIDPRTVVAFGLLFGVLVLILGFAF, encoded by the coding sequence ATGAGCAGCGGACAGAACAGCGGCGGCCTGATGTCCAGCGCGGGGCTCGTCCGCTATTTCGACGCCGAGGACCGCAACGCGATCCGGATCGACCCGCGAACCGTCGTCGCCTTCGGGCTCCTGTTCGGGGTCCTCGTGTTGATCCTCGGGTTCGCCTTCTGA
- a CDS encoding DUF99 family protein, with protein sequence MKSGTRALGIAVSSTDGASADAETEASDGVEIGTATATVAGAVVRVDRAVDGLAFSTCSIGGTDATAAVIDCFDRLDREDVRHLLIAGVAPAWFNVVDLAAVRAATDRPVVAVSFEASDGLAPTLREQFSGGALARRLATYESLPERVPVRLDSDGDDPTAVAPDLWVRAVGVDGERARRLVRAHTPAGRRRPEPLRVARVAARAGRSYLDSPDPPDRE encoded by the coding sequence GTGAAGTCCGGCACTCGCGCGCTCGGCATCGCCGTCTCGTCGACCGACGGTGCGAGCGCCGACGCCGAAACCGAGGCGAGTGACGGAGTCGAGATCGGCACAGCCACGGCAACCGTCGCGGGCGCGGTCGTCCGGGTCGACCGCGCCGTCGACGGACTCGCCTTCTCGACGTGTTCGATCGGCGGCACCGACGCGACCGCCGCCGTGATCGACTGCTTCGACCGACTCGACCGCGAGGACGTTCGCCACCTCCTGATCGCCGGCGTCGCTCCCGCGTGGTTCAACGTCGTCGACCTCGCCGCTGTGCGGGCGGCCACCGACCGGCCGGTCGTCGCCGTCTCCTTCGAGGCCAGCGACGGCCTCGCCCCGACCCTCCGCGAGCAGTTCTCCGGCGGGGCGCTCGCACGCCGTCTCGCGACCTACGAGTCGCTGCCCGAGCGAGTTCCCGTTCGACTGGACAGCGATGGCGACGACCCGACTGCCGTCGCTCCCGACCTCTGGGTCCGAGCCGTCGGCGTCGACGGGGAACGCGCCCGGCGACTCGTGCGCGCGCACACCCCGGCCGGCCGACGCCGGCCGGAGCCGCTCCGGGTCGCACGGGTGGCGGCGCGTGCCGGGCGGTCGTACCTCGACTCCCCGGATCCGCCGGACCGGGAGTGA
- a CDS encoding 50S ribosomal protein L40e, whose amino-acid sequence MASFDAAERRTLEKLVCMRCNARNPKRADNCRKCGYGNLRPKAKEPRTA is encoded by the coding sequence ATGGCAAGTTTCGACGCGGCCGAGCGCCGCACGCTCGAAAAGCTCGTGTGCATGCGGTGTAACGCGCGGAACCCGAAGCGCGCCGACAACTGTCGCAAGTGCGGCTACGGGAACCTCCGCCCCAAGGCGAAGGAGCCCCGGACCGCCTGA